Proteins encoded by one window of Cloeon dipterum chromosome 2, ieCloDipt1.1, whole genome shotgun sequence:
- the LOC135937340 gene encoding uncharacterized protein LOC135937340 — MAKDMNDQWDEVALKLVDLHSKTDEMEGKLEGLESEIARIESKLDEQELKVQEFERLHEKRASNRKIIQDKHTALALEIESLYKQDVDCLKTRVLHRLENGKKYHFSAVKRDWYESRKYCQSIGMQLASPKTGDDLLTFIGGCLHRTWDEKQVT; from the exons ATGGCAAAg gacaTGAATGATCAATGGGACGAGGTGGCATTAAAATTGGTCGATCTGCACTCCAAAACGGACGAAATGGAAGGGAAGTTGGAGGGGCTGGAGTCTGAAATTGCCAGGATCGAATCAAAATTGGATGAGCAGGAATTGAAAGTGCAAGAGTTTGAGCGATTGCATGAAAAGCGAGCATCCAATCGGAAAATAATACAAGACAAG caCACCGCATTGGCTCTTGAAATAGAGAGTTTGTATAAACAG GATGTTGATTGCCTGAAAACCCGCG TGCTGCATAGGTTGGAAAACGGAAAGAAATACCATTTTTCGGCCGTCAAG CGGGACTGGTATGAATCCAGAAAATACTGCCAAAGTATCGGAATGCAGTTGGCGTCGCCAAAGACTGGAGACGAT CTGCTGACGTTCATTGGTGGCTGTCTGCATCGAACGTGGGACGAGAAGCAGGTGACTTAA
- the LOC135936105 gene encoding major royal jelly protein 1-like yields the protein MAPFRLIALLLSLSAAAALNFTSVYEWDQFDFNWSSSDDLKGTRNFEPNQIYPLYLAVSGQRLFLSLRPVKYVPASLAWLPTQDATSSHPKLSPYPSWAMTGMESCKAVQSAKGIATDNMGRLWVLDNGHLNCQPKLWIFNMADDSVHLLHEFPNSLVSAKFTSRNLNDLAIDETIRDNLHAYFSATISGTDHLFVYRLKENQIRLVATQKIQIFSLAFSPMRQRLYVSGANNPSTLYSISTPDLRAGVNSVSLARVGNKMAPSHRMAMDGKGVLYSDLISPKGLFVATWNTNLSFKEERIYQGDGLYEKWPFTFAFDAQGDFWITLRYNSVKPTFKLLKYKFSTSQGCDGRRSCVTVGSTTTPAPPTTKRIPRTTTSKKYQTLVARISTKTPVTDKVPEPPAELKNSKRESIWIIILICSNVFTLIFCGLVILCLCKRMKTPSSEPQPLFNMAFRKHQHKTHSILSDEIVAEPIAPVRDQSPTPDYENTAPAASSSGKFRPYSTSDLYEEVQNPFPEEEIYQNTQQSRM from the exons ATGGCTCCGTTCCGTTTGATCGCTCTGCTGCTCAGCCtgtcggcggccgcggccctCAACTTCACTTCCGTGTACGAGTGGGACCAGTTTGATTTCAACTGGTCCTCCTCGGACGATCTCAAGGGGACAAGGAATTTCGAACCCAATCAAATTTATCCCTTATACCTGGCTGTGTCCGGGCAGAGGTTGTTCTTGAGCCTTCGCCCGGTCAAGTACGTCCCTGCGTCCCTCGCGTGGCTGCCAACTCAGGACGCAACCTCGTCGCATCCCAAACTCAGTCCTTATCCTTCGTGGGCCATGACG GGTATGGAATCCTGCAAAGCAGTTCAAAGTGCCAAGGGAATCGCAACCGACAACATGGGACGACTCTGGGTCCTAGACAACGGCCACCTAAATTGCCAACCAAAGCTCTGGATTTTTAATATGGCCGACGATTCCGTTCACCTGCTCCACGAGTTTCCGAATAGCCTCGTCTCCGCCAAATTTACCAGCAGGAATCTAAATGACTTGGCTATCGACGAGACAATTCGGGACAACCTGCACGCCTACTTCTCCGCCACCATTTCTGGCACCGATCACCTTTTCGTCTATAGACTGAAGGAAAATCAAATTCGGCTCGTTGCAACACAgaaaatccagattttttcCCTCGCCTTCTCCCCTATGAGACAACGTCTTTACGTCAGCGGTGCCAATAATCCCTCTACACTGTACTCCATCTCGACCCCAGACCTCAGGGCTGGAGTAAATTCTGTGTCCCTCGCGCGAGTAGGAAACAAGATGGCTCCATCTCACAGAATGGCTATGGATGGCAAAGGGGTTCTTTACTCTGACCTCATTTCACCGAAAGGTTTATTTGTGGCGACTTGGAACACGAATTTATCCTTCAAGGAAGAGCGAATCTATCAG ggTGATGGTCTCTACGAAAAATGGCCTTTTACTTTCGCTTTTGACGCACAGGGTGATTTTTGGATAACGCTCAGGTATAATTCGGTCAAGCCAACTTTCAAGCTTCTCAAGTATAAATTCAGCACATCTCAag GTTGTGATGGGAGGAGATCTTGCGTGACCGTTGGCAGTACAACCACCCCCGCGCCACCCACAACCAAAAGAATTCCGAGAACCACCACATCAAAAAAGTATCAAACACTTGTAGCCAGAATTTCCACCAAAACACCCGTAACGGACAAAGTACCAGAACCACCAGCagaacttaaaaattcaaaacgagAATCAATTTGGATCATAATTTTGATCTGCTCGAACGTCTTCACCTTGATCTTTTGCGGATTGGTCATTCTGTGTCTTTGCAAGCGTATGAAAACGCCATCTAGCGAGCCGCAACCATTATTCAACATGGCTTTCCGGAAACACCAACACAAGACGCACTCGATCCTCAGCGACGAGATCGTCGCCGAACCAATTGCCCCAGTGCGGGACCAAAGCCCCACCCCGGACTATGAAAACACGGCTCCAGCCGCTTCTTCTTCCGGTAAATTTAGGCCTTATTCAACTTCGGATTTGTACGAGGAAGTTCAGAACCCTTTCCCGGAGGAGGAGATTTATCAGAACACCCAGCAAAGCCGGATGTAA
- the LOC135937339 gene encoding uncharacterized protein LOC135937339: protein MTMLLLWFLLVAFLSPNVTANVDIEESIYKHEFLFGQVENAFEGVALESQKFRAKFADSISGMRKDMNDHWNEVKAKLDSLDAKMSSTNSKLDDLQTRTDRMQAKLEQQDSKHKTGESDQNETIIKYNNLADQVKGLKKVYKEQGLCSI, encoded by the exons ATGACTATGCTGCTGCTTTGGTTCCTCTTGGTCGCTTTCCTCTCGCCGAATGTGACGGCGAATGTGGACATCGAGGAAAGCATCTACAAGCACGAATTCTT GTTTGGTCAAGTCGAAAACGCTTTCGAAGGAGTTGCCCTGGAAAGCCAAAAGTTCCGAGCCAAGTTCGCAGATTCCATCAGCGGAATGCGAAAg GACATGAATGATCACTGGAACGAGGTGAAAGCGAAATTGGACTCTTTAGACGCCAAAATGAGCTCAACGAACTCGAAATTGGATGATTTGCAGACCAGAACTGACAGGATGCAAGCAAAATTGGAGCAACAAGATTCGAAGCACAAGACGGGAGAATCCGATCAAAATGAAACTATCATCAAG TATAACAATCTCGCCGATCAAGTTAAAGGCCTGAAAAAG GTTTATAAGGAGCAAGGACTCTGCTCAATTTAG